The genome window GCCGCAAATGCTGCACGCTCATTGAATGTCCTTTTCTAGGATTTCTGCGACTTCTCACACATTCCTCCGAACACCATCGTTGCCAAGTCATCTGTGCTGATTTCCATGGCAAATTTCTCCTTTCGCACCATTCATTTCCAGCGCCAAACAATGGATCCCAAAAAAGAAACCGAAAGTGGGAAAAAGTGTCTGCTGCATTGAGacaaatttaatgaaatttcaaattgccATTCGCCTTCTGTCTAGATCTCAGGATGCTTTCGACTCCTCTTCGTCGTGTCACAGCTACAAGAGGTCGTTCCGGATTTCTCTTAGAAAATTTTACAACAAACTTTTAAAATCTTTACATCTTTAAGAGGTGCTTTTAAACTATTCGCATTAGCCATTCAATAAACTAACATAGCCACAAAGTCACGTGattcaaaaataaacaaaacaattagaTATTATTATTGTATCTCATCGCTCATGCTTAAGTAAAGGTTCTAAGTATATGAAATCCTGTCACTTCAGCCTCAACTTGTGGCACAACTAAGCTAGGATACTTATTCCACAAATAGTGGAATTAATCGAAAAACCAAAATCGGCGAGTGTGAATATCGGAATATCGTTCTTCTACGCCTTCATCGTGGGCTTTGCATGTCGGACAGGAGTCGACTCAAGTCGCCTTGTTCAGGGTGTCCTTTGTGCCGCTGTGACAGCTGCTCATTTCACGCTTGGTAATTTCAATGAATTTTGCGGGGATTCTGAAGGACATGCCATGCCACGGCACGCTATCCACTTATTTGTATGCCGgtcattaattaaattttctcaTTTATATTGAATACGTTTAGTTTGAATAGTTATTCTCAGAAGGCAGTGGGGCTAATTTATATTTACACTATTATCTTAAATCTGTACTGTAAACAGTTTACTTCTcgcattttgcaatttaattgaaattgattaAATAGAAATAAACAGTTTCATCTTACTTGAAAAgtgaataaatatttcatacctattcaaataaatatgtctaaataaaagaaaactttCAATCCTTTGGGGTAAACATATACGATTATATCATATGCATAAATATatcaataaacattaaaacTAGACATTACAAACAATTTAACAACAAACAATTTAGCAACAAATAATTTGTAATCCAAACAATGATCTTCATCCTATTTCAGCATGTCTGCGTATCGAACTGGCAGATAGGCGAAGAAGGTTTTGAGCATGGATGAGCTTCTGGCCAAGTGGGGACTTAGGGCACTCCAGCAAATCCTTGTCAGGGTCAGGATCTTATCGTTGAGCGGCATTCGGTATTCGGTTTTTAACTTCTTGCACAGCGCCTCGAGACGCTTAATGTCGTCGAATGTGTCCTTTGCCGAGAATCCTTCGCGCTTGGCGCTGGGTGCTTCGTTTAGTTGGCTCTCAACATGCATAAAGGTGGCCAGTCCCTTTTCAATCGTATCGACAATCTCTTCGTGGCAGTAGGTCTTCCCATATCGACGCTTAATCCACTCGAGCATCACAAAGGATTTGTGCGAGTTGGGAAAAGCGGCGAAGACGCAGCGTGGATCCCGTCTCAGTACGGAAAATCCATCCCGCAGCAGGCGCTCCATTAAGTGTTGGTTGTTGGGGTCGAACTTCTTGATTGTCTTTGTCCAATCTAGGGCTTCATTTGTTTTGCAGATTTCTTCCGGCTCATTCTTGGTTGGCTCTTCAATAGTCGTTGGTCTTTCCGATTGGCCAGATGTCAGGCGCCGTTGATGAGCCTCCAGGGAGCCGAACCACATATTTTGGGCGCACTCAACGATGGCCGCCACCACCTGGTCTCGGGGATTGATCCGTCCGTTGTAGTTATCCTCGCTTGAGGGGCAACTTTGCTCCTTTAAGGAGCGGATGGCCTGGGCACGTATCACATCCTTGGCATCTGGATTCTGATCCTGCGGTGCAACCTCATGGTATTTGAACACGAAGGGACTGTGCTGGCGAGGAGCCTCGAAAAAGCGTCCTGGCTTCGAAGATTTCTTGCAGGAAGATTGCTTATCGTCGCCGAATTTGGATTTCGTGATGGACACCTTTCGCGGACGTTTGAGGTGACCTAGTAAAGGGGGTGGACATTTGGCCAGCTTTTGCTCCACGGGTACCGTGGGGCATGGGATGTCATCATCGGGATCCGAGACCCGCACTTTACTTAGCAGACTTACGTTACCCCTGCCGGTGATCACATGGATACCCAAGGTGGGTTTGGCACTCAGACGCCCGATGTCCGCTTCCTGGGATAGGTACTTTATCTTGATATCCTGCACAGCCGTAGGCACTTTGCCCACCGAACACATCTGATCGTGATCCTCCAACAACATGACATCCGTGTGATGGCGCTCACGAAGTCGTTTCCAACGCAGCGTGACTTCCTCAATATCCCTTTCCAACTGGGCCACGATACGCTTTTTAAGGAGGGCATCCTGGCGTGAAGTGATATCCACGAGAGCCAAACACTGTTTGTGGGCCTTGACCACAGCTGCATCCTtcagcagctgctcctgccGCAGTGCCTCCTTGTGGAACTCGCACATGGGCATCGCCTCGCTCTCCGCCGGCTGAGTACCATCTATCTTTGTCCAGTAGTCGGCCATGATGTCGCCCACCATCTTGAAGAGCATCCGCTTCACCGGCTGGAACCTGTAAGTGGCGAACCAGCGGTTCTCCTCGTTCACCCTGTAGTTGGGCCTCTCGCCGGCGGGCCAGAATGGAAAGGAGACCACGTGGCAGGGTCTCTTGGCAGTGAACTTCTCGCCACCCTTGGGTAGCTTTGGTCTGGGCAACGCGGTAAAGTAGGGTGAACGGACCTTTCGAAAATCCGATTCCCGTCTGGTCGATAAAGGTGTTGGCAACGACATGGAACGATAATCCACTGGCGGAGCTATCGACTCTTTCTTATTCAGCCGTTCCACTCCCGGCGGCAGAATTTTGTCCAGTTCCCTCATGGTCATCTCCAGATCCATGAAAGTGATGGCGGACATCAGGATCCGTTCACTGTACGCAGATCCTGTGCCCTTGTAGCACGCCTCCATCAGAAAGTATAGGAATGCCAAGTCGCTGCCGCGACAAATCCCAATTAGCTTCCGCAGCATCCGTGTCTTCACCATGGGTGTGACTCCCAAGCGACTGAGACAGAACTGGGTGCGGTACACAGTACCCTCCGCGTGGTCATCGCGGATCGAGAAGGCCAGTGCCTCGACGGCCTGCACCTGGAAGTCGGACAGATTGGTGTACCATGAGGCGCCCACTGGGGCTGGCTTGACCAGCATGGTTTACTTCAACAATTTAGTTGGTATCgcgaaaaatataaaaaagaaataggctaaataaaattacttaaaattttgattgatgtatgtatgcatatgtTGAAAGTTTAGACTGAACTAAATCATTTTAGATTTAAGTTAACACGCCCACTTTTCGTAATATGGTGTTCATATGGTGTTGTTATGTCCCATTTAAGCCACCCATTTGTGCTTAAATTGCAACTGGGTGTACACTGTGTTACATAAAAACCCGGGCACTGATAAATACCTTTTCGCATGCATCGTTCAACCCATCGGTGCTCAATTCACACGCCAACACACTTATCGGCGATGATTGAGGCAATTGCATCGGTATCTGAGACTGCACTGAAAAGCCATTAATTTGCCACCTTCCATCAGGCAACAGGTGGATTCCCGTATTGTTTTCCTCCGCAGTTCGCTCGCTTTTACCCACCTACCTAGCCACGTTTGCACGTTCGCTCCATGCGAGGAAGCCCCATTTCCCTGTCCCGACAACTGACATCTGACAATGATGGATTAGTTTATCAGAGCGGGTCAGGACATTCATTTGCTCTTTGTTTCGCAGTTCATCGCAAAACCCACACAGCCCACACACTTGCCCCCTTGGGGACTAATAACTTTATCCATCATCAGAGCGAAATATAATAGAGTAATTTTCTATGTGACGCGCCAGGATAATTGGCTGGACTTGGAGTTGGATCCGGACTCGAACTCGGACTTGACCATATGTCGCTGCACTTGCAATCAGATATATATTGTGGCAGGAGGAGGTTCGGATCTGGATGGCCGGACTGGGGTCACCAGAAGAATGGGCAAATCACATAAATTACTTTATGATGGCGTTTGGGCCATGAATCTGGTGAGAGAAGGAAAACTTTCTTTCAGCCTGGCACATGTGGTCACggaaaggcaaaaaaaaaaaaaaaatttataagaGTTTTATAAAAAAAGAGTGGCAACTTGCAGACTGCCACAAGGAAGCAACAAAAGTCATTTCGAAGTTATTACCCCGCTCCACAAACCATTCTGCAGTATTAAAGCCAGGTCCAGTCAGTTTCCATTTGTTTGTCGCTtcatgaaaaagaaaaaaaaaaggaacatACAGCAAGAAAGGCGAGAAAACAAAAGTTTTCCTCCTTTTGGCCTATGAACTTTGGGCAGCAACGCTCTGCGATAAAGTTTCTGCcttctattttattttgtggacaatttttatttgaaactcACCATTCTGAGAGTTTGTGTCTACTTCTGTTTTTGCtgccgaaaaaagtttgccACTCGAGGAGCTAGCaggaaaaatgtaattttaaaaatttcaaataaaatttaagttCTTCAGTTGCCACTGCGAGCGCAATATGCAAATGATTAAATTGGAATTTATTTAACCCTGGAAATGTGCAATAAGCGGATTGAGGTGTTCAATAAATATCGGAAATAACTTACATTTgaaaaaacattcaatgaaaTCGATCTATTTTAACTGTCATCCAAAAATTTCTTGTTATGAGGGAGCGATATGCAGTCGAATCAGAGAAGCAAGATAATGTGGAACCCAACCCGGAAGATGGTGGGGATGGAAGGACTACAAGGACctaaatttttataatttatttataataatctATTCCCCTTGCAGACAGCTATTACATCGTTGAAAAGGTAGCGGTGTTCGTATCATGGATTTTAGTGTTGTTGTTATTTCCTTTATCGCTGTTGTGTTGTCTGACTATTGCCTTGGAGTTCCATCGACTTGTGGTATTTCGATTGGGTCGTATTAGGTAAACCTCTTCCCTACCTAAAAGTATGATCTATAACTGAAATTCTATTTTCAGGAGTTGCTTAGGGCCAGGTTTAGTTTTTCTCCTTCCCTGCATCGATTCGTTTAATACGGTGGACATTCGCACCGATGTGGTTAATGTGGATCCGCAGGAGTTGCTCACCAAGGACTCGGTGTCGATTACAGTGAACGCAGTGGTGTTCTACTGCATCTACGATCCCATCAACTCGATCATTAAGGTGGACGATGCCAGGGATGCCACCGAAAGGATCTCCCAGGTCACCCTGCGCAGCATTGTGGGTTCGAAAGGACTCCACGAACTTCTGGCATCCAGGCAGCAGCTTTCCCAGGAAATCCAGCAGGCGGTTGCAAAGATCACAGAACGTTGGGGCGTGCGAGTGGAACGAGTGGACCTGTAAGTTAGTCTTCGTTGTTTTAGTGATCTGTACTTTTAGGTACCCCCTCTGCAGGATGGAGATATCCTTGCCAACTAGTCTGGAGCGATCATTGGCCAGTGAAGCGGAGGCGACAAGGGAGGCCAGGGCCAAGATCATTTTGGCAGAAGGAGAGGCCAAAGCCTCGAAGGCTTTAAAAGAATGTTCAGATGTGATGTCGGAAAACCAAATTACACTACAAGTAATGAGTAATATAAaactaataatataatatatttatatatatatatatttatatacagttgcggtaacaataatagcaccaaaagcacatttcgtgtttgccccagcgtttctctattttctgacattttttcatcattttttccactaatcttaaatactacaatgattttcaatcgaaataataaaattggtaacagatctaatggatattttaaaaataattggtaaaacaaaaaaaaacctccaaatttaggcggtaacaaaaatagcactgtttctcgtattttgctaaaactaactaaaaaaataaaataagagtacAACAAATGGATTATATCTTAAGAACTATGTTTAAAGAATCTTAATATTTGGTTGCGTGACCATTGTAGGCAATGACAGCTGCGCATCCTCTTGGCATGGAGTCCACCAAGTCCTGGTACCGTTTTTGAGGAATTTTGCTCCATGAATCCTTGATCCTCGATCCCCCATGAATCCAAAGTTCCTCGTTATGGTTGGGTTTGGCTTCAGAAACCTTTTTTTCACGTCCGCACAAAGTTTTTCGATTGGATTCAAGTCGGATGACTGAGCAGGCCATTTCATTCCTCGGATCGATTTCTGCTCAAACCATTTTCGAGCCTTCTTCCTCGTGTGTTTTGGGTCGTTATCCTGTTGAAATGTCCAAAAAAAACGGCATTTCATCCTCGGCATATGTCGCCATCACATTTTGCGGGATATCTGTGTAAATGTGCTGATCCATGATGCCTTGAATCATATGAATCGGATCTACTCCATAGTATGAAAAGCACGCCCATACCATGATGTTGGATCCCCCGTGATTTACCGTCTTAAAGGTGAAGCGAGGATTTTTTTCAGTTCGTGGTGGACGCGGAACATAAGACCGAGAGCCTTTCCAaccaaaaaacacaattttgcTCTCATCTGACCACAAAAATGTGGCGCCACTTCTCCACAGGCCAGTCCTTGCGTATCTTGGCATATTCGATTCGCTTTGCCACATGCTTCGCAGTCAGAAGCGGGACTTTTCTGGGACTGCACACATTATGGTTGTTTTGTCTAAAGTGTTTGCGAACTGTTTCCACGCTTTCAGCTATCTGAAGCTCCTTCTTCAGTTTCGTCGCCGGCTTAAAAGGCTCCTTCTTGCTTTGCCGAACCAAGCGCTTGATCTCCACGTTGGACATAGAGGGCTTTCTTCCACatttttcgttattttcgacaaacagaagtgcgttgcggatcattttgtttgaaaaaccaacaaaccgtCCCATTTTAGCGTAGGTTTTACCTTCAGAGATcatgtttttaatcaaattcctTTTTTCGACGGTAGAATGCTTTCCCCGACCCATAACTAGAGAATTTTTGGTcttcttttgaaaaaaattcaattaaaacctttaatgcaactccttttttcaaaatatgtcgAAAAAAACCGAAAGCAATCActcctattaattttattcagcaaaaacgtggtcagtgctatttttgttaccgcctcatttagcgcccttttgcagaaagtgcccaaaaacaaaaagaaccgTTACATTGAGAGAGTCAAAATTTCTTGCTTAGAGAGACAACATATGGTACTTATTATTCATGCAATCagacttttaaaaaaataaacattcaatacctttttttaggaaatcaactttccacctgcagtagtgctattattttaaccgcagctgtataataataataatatataataaaaaactaatcttgttttcaaaaatatttcttttctaTCCAACTTAGCTAAGGCATCTGCAGATTCTCCGTTCTTTGGCAACGGAACGTCGGGTTAATGTGCTTTTCCCCATACCTTTGGAAATTATGGCACCGTTTATGGATGGAAAGGATTCGTCGGATGCAGCACAAGATGACGATGACCGGAGGGATAGCGATGACGATTACgattatttacatttattttcaCCAAAAGTTTACATCTCGGGTACACCCCCAGATTTCTTTAAGGATGCGCAAACAGATAGCGCAACTGAAAATCCCGAAGTTGGAAAAACCACTGAGAATGTGGAAGAAAACAAGCCGGCGCGTTCGTGGCTATGGCCACCATTTTTCAGACCCTCGCGATCTGCCCAGGATGGCGAACAACCATCTAGCAGTCGAAGAGTTCGTCCGGAAAGTGGTCAGCCGTCGCCTAGATCCAATCGAACTGATGATGCAATCGAACCCTATCCACTTCTGAGCAAACCCCCAGCCCGTTCGAGTTCTCCTACTAAGCCTTcttccattcccattcctCCGCGTCCTGATCCTCCGACACTTCCTCCAATTCCGCCACATCCAACTCTACCTCCCATTCCGGAACGGCCCATACCCCCTCCCAAGAACACATCGACTCCGACTGAAAAGGATACAAAAGTATCAAAGGCCGACAAAAATTAATACTTTTAAGATCTCTATTTAGCGATTGAgcttttatataaaaatgaccAAAATATCTTTCAATTAAAGAATATTTAGCAGggtttttaaacaaaatttcaCTAAATAACGCGTcatgaatttaatttcattgtGAGCCCCATCCATTTAAAATTTCCTTAATACATCAAATACAATGTCAGTCCTTGAACAAGTTTGCGGTGGACCTGAGCCGAAATGGAAGGCAGAAAGGAGCATCTTCGAGCTGCCGGAACATAAACTGATCACCTCGCAGGAATGCATGCAACTGAAGCGTGAGCTGGAAGCCGAGAGGCCAGATGAGTTCGAGGTTAGTCCCATGATCCTGTGCCTTATGCTGACCTTGTTGCTTTTCCTGATCGGCTTCTGGATTTGGTTAATATCGCGTAGCTGCCTCTTTTCGCAACCAGAGCCGGTTGCTTTTAAGAGCAGGGAAGTACGTCGCGTTCCAGGAGGTTCAACTCCAAAatgcaaaagccaaaaaattAGTTACTTTGATGAACTGGCGGACTGGGATGGTAATCCATTGAACTATAGCGGTTCCAATCAAGGTATTCCAAAGGCTAACTTCTGTCATTTAATGAATTTGAGCAGAAAGTCGGCTGTTTCCGTTGCTCCAGTCTTGGAAACGGAGGGCGAATCAACACAAAGAGCCACCGAATCTGTACAAAAAACTGATAGCAAGGAATCGGTTCTCTCAACCAGTCACGCTTTGGCAGGATCAGCCCTCTGCAGTCCAAAAAGGAAATACAGGATCAAGTGGTCCAACTTTATTAGGCGCAATCGAAAAAAACAATCCGAAACTGAAAGCCCACAATGATTAGTTGTTGGAAAAAGAAGTTCAGATTAGCCTTAATTAAattactaatttaatttacagAAATTCCTTTTCTTTTCGACTGAAATAAAGCAAGCTTGGgaaaaatgaaatgtaaaGATTAATGTATTTGTACTTtcacaatatatatattcaccGGTGTAATAAGAATGAATCCAGCGTGCAGACTGAGCCTGGAGAGCAAGGAATGCCAGGAGTGGATGAACGAGGTATGTGCCCACTGCTCCCACCTGCTGCCCGGCGTGGAGGAGGCGGAGCTGTGGGACAAGTGGTGGTCGGACGAGCTGCCCGCTCCGTTCAAGTCGCGAGTGAATCTTATGTCCGCCTACGATTGCCACAAGCTGCGCAAAGAGGTTGCCCGCCAGGTGACCAATAGCCGAGATCAGGAGTGGCACGAGGAGGAAGGCAATCCGGTCACCTGGACGCTCTGCCAGCTGATCCTGCTGATCATAGTAATGGTTTCCTCGATGATCGCCATGGGGTGTGCCCTGAAAGTGCTCTGCGAAAGCCAACGTCGCTGGTCGGGCCGCTCGAAATGTGCTCCACCAATAAAGGTGAAACAGGAAGAGAggccaccgccaccaccagcCGATGTGGAGACGCCGCCCCAAAAGGACATCTGCAAGCCAGCCAAGCAGCCCAAGGCCTTCATCTCCTTTGGCCGGACCACCGACCCACGCACACGTTTCGGTCCGTACAAGCACCAGAAGCTGCTCCAGACCGCCTCCATGCGACCGGAATGCCCGCCGGCGGAGTCGTAGCTCCCGCCAACTCGTGACCATCGCCATCTCCCGGAGCGGTGGAGCAGCACGTCGAATGGCAATCGGCGAAAAACAAATCGGCCACAAAATAACCGGCAAGGGGGAGCACTg of Drosophila mauritiana strain mau12 chromosome 3R, ASM438214v1, whole genome shotgun sequence contains these proteins:
- the LOC117145344 gene encoding band 7 protein AAEL010189 isoform X2; amino-acid sequence: MRERYAVESEKQDNVEPNPEDDSYYIVEKVAVFVSWILVLLLFPLSLLCCLTIALEFHRLVVFRLGRIRSCLGPGLVFLLPCIDSFNTVDIRTDVVNVDPQELLTKDSVSITVNAVVFYCIYDPINSIIKVDDARDATERISQVTLRSIVGSKGLHELLASRQQLSQEIQQAVAKITERWGVRVERVDLMEISLPTSLERSLASEAEATREARAKIILAEGEAKASKALKECSDVMSENQITLQLR
- the LOC117143818 gene encoding uncharacterized protein LOC117143818 codes for the protein MNPACRLSLESKECQEWMNEVCAHCSHLLPGVEEAELWDKWWSDELPAPFKSRVNLMSAYDCHKLRKEVARQVTNSRDQEWHEEEGNPVTWTLCQLILLIIVMVSSMIAMGCALKVLCESQRRWSGRSKCAPPIKVKQEERPPPPPADVETPPQKDICKPAKQPKAFISFGRTTDPRTRFGPYKHQKLLQTASMRPECPPAES
- the LOC117145497 gene encoding uncharacterized protein LOC117145497; the protein is MLVKPAPVGASWYTNLSDFQVQAVEALAFSIRDDHAEGTVYRTQFCLSRLGVTPMVKTRMLRKLIGICRGSDLAFLYFLMEACYKGTGSAYSERILMSAITFMDLEMTMRELDKILPPGVERLNKKESIAPPVDYRSMSLPTPLSTRRESDFRKVRSPYFTALPRPKLPKGGEKFTAKRPCHVVSFPFWPAGERPNYRVNEENRWFATYRFQPVKRMLFKMVGDIMADYWTKIDGTQPAESEAMPMCEFHKEALRQEQLLKDAAVVKAHKQCLALVDITSRQDALLKKRIVAQLERDIEEVTLRWKRLRERHHTDVMLLEDHDQMCSVGKVPTAVQDIKIKYLSQEADIGRLSAKPTLGIHVITGRGNVSLLSKVRVSDPDDDIPCPTVPVEQKLAKCPPPLLGHLKRPRKVSITKSKFGDDKQSSCKKSSKPGRFFEAPRQHSPFVFKYHEVAPQDQNPDAKDVIRAQAIRSLKEQSCPSSEDNYNGRINPRDQVVAAIVECAQNMWFGSLEAHQRRLTSGQSERPTTIEEPTKNEPEEICKTNEALDWTKTIKKFDPNNQHLMERLLRDGFSVLRRDPRCVFAAFPNSHKSFVMLEWIKRRYGKTYCHEEIVDTIEKGLATFMHVESQLNEAPSAKREGFSAKDTFDDIKRLEALCKKLKTEYRMPLNDKILTLTRICWSALSPHLARSSSMLKTFFAYLPVRYADMLK
- the LOC117145344 gene encoding band 7 protein AGAP004871 isoform X1: MRERYAVESEKQDNVEPNPEDDSYYIVEKVAVFVSWILVLLLFPLSLLCCLTIALEFHRLVVFRLGRIRSCLGPGLVFLLPCIDSFNTVDIRTDVVNVDPQELLTKDSVSITVNAVVFYCIYDPINSIIKVDDARDATERISQVTLRSIVGSKGLHELLASRQQLSQEIQQAVAKITERWGVRVERVDLMEISLPTSLERSLASEAEATREARAKIILAEGEAKASKALKECSDVMSENQITLQLRHLQILRSLATERRVNVLFPIPLEIMAPFMDGKDSSDAAQDDDDRRDSDDDYDYLHLFSPKVYISGTPPDFFKDAQTDSATENPEVGKTTENVEENKPARSWLWPPFFRPSRSAQDGEQPSSSRRVRPESGQPSPRSNRTDDAIEPYPLLSKPPARSSSPTKPSSIPIPPRPDPPTLPPIPPHPTLPPIPERPIPPPKNTSTPTEKDTKVSKADKN
- the LOC117143816 gene encoding uncharacterized protein LOC117143816, which codes for MSVLEQVCGGPEPKWKAERSIFELPEHKLITSQECMQLKRELEAERPDEFEVSPMILCLMLTLLLFLIGFWIWLISRSCLFSQPEPVAFKSREVRRVPGGSTPKCKSQKISYFDELADWDGNPLNYSGSNQGIPKANFCHLMNLSRKSAVSVAPVLETEGESTQRATESVQKTDSKESVLSTSHALAGSALCSPKRKYRIKWSNFIRRNRKKQSETESPQ